The Microbacterium sp. KUDC0406 genome includes a window with the following:
- a CDS encoding ABC transporter substrate-binding protein, translated as MPFPASARALAALPLAAVLLLASCASTPAEGDDKPAAKTGVSTSAHTVKTDYGDVKIPASPQRVVVLNYALAGYLYDLDVPVTATIPEDADGTGEYSDFWADDAKADSTEFLPWSVDGFDLEAILALDPDLIIGGGWGFPLFQAAQVYDDLSDIAPTVLVSGKYRNWQEQFEFLAVDVFEQDDVYTDAVEQYDARVDEVADAITPPEGPTATLAMTADQTTYVYYADEALTGVLDSVGIETDPSFTPDGYKPYTDGGDMFELSTEQAGQVLTQPTVFVTGFNGAPVDVATLNENAVFAALPAFHDETAYDLPYWVSRADFHETMALLDLLEEMFG; from the coding sequence ATGCCCTTCCCCGCATCCGCGCGCGCCCTGGCGGCGCTCCCGCTCGCCGCTGTCCTGCTGCTCGCGTCCTGCGCGTCCACGCCCGCCGAGGGCGACGACAAGCCCGCCGCCAAGACCGGCGTGAGCACGTCCGCGCACACGGTGAAGACCGACTACGGAGACGTGAAGATCCCCGCAAGCCCGCAGCGCGTGGTGGTGCTCAACTACGCCCTGGCCGGCTATCTCTACGATCTCGACGTGCCGGTCACCGCGACGATCCCGGAGGATGCCGACGGCACCGGCGAGTACTCCGACTTCTGGGCCGACGATGCGAAGGCCGACAGCACCGAGTTCCTGCCGTGGAGCGTCGACGGCTTCGACCTCGAGGCGATCCTCGCGCTCGACCCCGACCTGATCATCGGCGGCGGCTGGGGCTTCCCGCTGTTCCAGGCGGCGCAGGTGTACGACGATCTCAGCGACATCGCCCCCACCGTGCTGGTCAGCGGGAAGTACAGGAACTGGCAGGAGCAGTTCGAGTTCCTCGCCGTCGACGTGTTCGAGCAGGACGACGTCTACACCGACGCCGTCGAGCAGTACGACGCGCGCGTCGACGAGGTCGCGGACGCGATCACCCCGCCCGAGGGGCCGACCGCCACCCTGGCGATGACCGCCGACCAGACGACCTACGTCTACTACGCCGACGAGGCGCTCACCGGAGTGCTGGACTCGGTCGGCATCGAGACCGATCCGTCGTTCACGCCCGACGGGTACAAGCCGTACACCGATGGCGGTGACATGTTCGAGCTGTCGACCGAGCAGGCCGGGCAGGTGCTGACGCAGCCGACGGTCTTCGTCACGGGCTTCAACGGCGCCCCCGTCGACGTCGCCACGCTGAACGAGAACGCCGTCTTCGCCGCTCTGCCCGCCTTCCATGACGAGACCGCCTACGACCTGCCGTACTGGGTGAGCCGCGCCGACTTCCACGAGACGATGGCGCTGCTCGACCTGCTCGAGGAGATGTTCGGCTGA